AATTTTGGTCTAAGTTCATTTAGATCCTGGCCATAAAGCGTATGCAACTGATCATACCGAATGCCCCAAAAATGATTCTTTTTTAATTCAACTTTATATCCAAAAGGATAAACAAAATATGCTTCAGAAAGAACAGGTGCTTCATCGGGTAATTCCTGTTGTTCAAGATTATGATGGGAAAGAAATTCATTGATTTGGCGCATTCCTTCCTTACTTTTAGCTATTCCAATATAAAGTAGTCTGTTTTCCTTACGAAACTCTATACCGCCAATAGGTTTGACTCCCTTTTCACGACACTTACGAATAAATTGCATTATTCCCGTGGAGTTATTAATATCTGTAAGAACCATTTGGTTAATCCCACGAGCTAACGCCTCATCTATCAATTTGTTAATTGACATCGTACCAAATCTTAAGCTATATTGAGAATGCACATTCAGATACATAATTTTAAATATCTAAGTCCATTATTGAAGCCCTGGTTACTGCTTTTTGACCAAATCTGCGTTTGATTTTATCCAACGCCTGTACTAAATCATATTGCTCATTTGACTCACTATATAAATCAATTTGCTCAAACCCCGTAACCAGGTTTGAAAAGCGTACACCAATCAGACGTAATAACATTCTTTTTTGATAAACCTGCCGAAACAGGTCTTTAGCTTTTTCTATTAAAACGCTATCTAGCGAAGTATATGGGATAGTAGCCTGTTTGGTCACATCCTCAAAATTGGAATACCTTATAGTTACTGTTATGCAAGCGGTTAGTTTCTTTTTTTCACGCAATTGATAGGCAATGTCAATAACCATAGAAGTAAGCAGGTTATTGAGTAAGTTCACATCAATGGTATCAGCTTTGAAAGTACACTGTGTCCCAATAGACTTTTGTTCTACATAGGGAATAACTGGGGAATGGTCAATTCCTTTTGACTTTTCAAGCAGAGATAAACCATTCTTACCAAGTAACTTTTGCATTTGTTCGGGATGCACTTGAGAAAGGGTGTATATTTTCTTTATGCCCATGTCACTCAACTTGATAAATGTCTTTTCACCTAATCCCGGAATTTTGCGAATAGACAACGGGTTAAGAAAGGGTTGCACATCAGCTTGAACAACATTTTTTTCACCTGCTGGCTTACACTCATTTGTAGCCATTTTAGCTACAGTTTTATTGACAGAAAGACCAAAAGAAATCGGCAAATGAAGCTCCTTGATGATCTTCTCCCGTATTTCATGGGCATATTGCATGCACCCATAAAACCGATCCATTCCTGTCATATCTATATAATGTTCATCTATACTAGCCTTTTCAAACAGCGGCACCATTTCACGTATTATATCTGTGATTTCAAGAGAAGCCTTAGAATACGCATCCATGTTGCCTTTTACAAAAATGGCGTGTGGACACAGTTGTTTGGCCATTTTTGATGGCATAGCCGAATGTACCCCATATTTTCTTGCTTCATAACTACATGAGGCGACAACTCCTCTATCAGAAGTCCCACCAATTATAACGGGCTTTCCTGCTAACGTTGGGTCTTTGCGGACTTCTACAGAAACAAAAAAAGCATCCTGATCCATATGGATGATATTGTGTTTATTGTTGTCCATTATATAAGATTTAGAACAACAAAGTTATGCTAATAT
The sequence above is drawn from the Pedobacter cryoconitis genome and encodes:
- the dinB gene encoding DNA polymerase IV encodes the protein MDNNKHNIIHMDQDAFFVSVEVRKDPTLAGKPVIIGGTSDRGVVASCSYEARKYGVHSAMPSKMAKQLCPHAIFVKGNMDAYSKASLEITDIIREMVPLFEKASIDEHYIDMTGMDRFYGCMQYAHEIREKIIKELHLPISFGLSVNKTVAKMATNECKPAGEKNVVQADVQPFLNPLSIRKIPGLGEKTFIKLSDMGIKKIYTLSQVHPEQMQKLLGKNGLSLLEKSKGIDHSPVIPYVEQKSIGTQCTFKADTIDVNLLNNLLTSMVIDIAYQLREKKKLTACITVTIRYSNFEDVTKQATIPYTSLDSVLIEKAKDLFRQVYQKRMLLRLIGVRFSNLVTGFEQIDLYSESNEQYDLVQALDKIKRRFGQKAVTRASIMDLDI